From the Desulfomonilia bacterium genome, one window contains:
- a CDS encoding electron transfer flavoprotein subunit beta/FixA family protein: MNILVCIKEVPDTGSQITLDERGKWIDESKASFRMNRYDEHALEEALKIKDILPDTAVHALTFGPARAARTVRRALETGADEGFHVLSPEGFADAPSTSAAISAHAKAHSYDLILCGVMSEDSMQSQVGPMIAAMIDVPFTVQAVSIKIDPEISHATVERELSGSRRQMLRIKLPCLITVQTGINRPRYPSLSNVLRARKQPLNTFKPDLDLKQDDSFTLHYPDVSSKGTFIEGTPEVKAGRLVQILNEHSLVKVRPCLL, from the coding sequence ATGAATATACTCGTCTGCATAAAGGAAGTCCCTGACACCGGCTCACAGATAACGCTGGATGAAAGAGGCAAATGGATAGATGAATCGAAGGCTTCCTTCAGGATGAACCGCTATGACGAGCATGCACTGGAAGAAGCGCTCAAGATAAAGGACATCCTGCCTGACACTGCGGTGCATGCGCTGACCTTCGGCCCGGCAAGAGCCGCCCGTACCGTTAGAAGGGCCCTTGAGACAGGAGCGGATGAGGGTTTTCATGTTCTCTCTCCTGAAGGTTTTGCAGATGCACCATCCACTTCGGCGGCCATATCAGCTCATGCAAAAGCGCATTCATACGATTTGATTCTCTGCGGTGTAATGTCCGAAGACAGTATGCAGTCTCAGGTCGGGCCCATGATTGCGGCGATGATTGATGTACCGTTCACAGTACAGGCCGTTTCAATAAAAATTGATCCAGAGATCAGTCATGCCACAGTCGAACGCGAACTGAGCGGTTCAAGAAGACAGATGCTCAGGATAAAACTGCCGTGCCTTATTACCGTCCAGACTGGCATTAACCGGCCCAGGTACCCGTCACTGAGCAATGTATTAAGGGCAAGGAAGCAGCCTTTAAATACGTTCAAACCGGATCTTGACCTTAAACAAGATGACAGCTTCACCCTTCATTATCCTGACGTATCCTCAAAAGGCACCTTCATAGAAGGAACACCCGAGGTCAAGGCCGGTCGTCTGGTGCAGATCCTGAATGAGCATTCTCTTGTCAAGGTGAGACCATGTTTGCTGTAA
- a CDS encoding histidine phosphatase family protein encodes MSMIYLVRHGQASFGKANYDVLSDVGIKQSGILARYFIKTGVTFDAVYSGSMDRQLRTAEIIINEFALSGISLPELDVMPEFNEYDSKSIITALAPELIEEDPAIKSSFDKIFTDRKAFQKIFERSMLKWVSKGDACEGIESWNSVKTRVSLAVSRITSVYGGGKTILIVASGGTISACIEDVTGIGDEAAQHLCWQIANTSVSKLVYNEERITLRTFNAWPHLEDGYREMITFR; translated from the coding sequence ATGAGCATGATATACCTTGTAAGGCACGGACAGGCGTCATTCGGAAAGGCAAATTATGATGTGCTTTCGGATGTAGGCATAAAACAGTCGGGAATTCTCGCGCGATATTTCATAAAGACCGGGGTAACATTCGACGCTGTTTATTCGGGCAGTATGGACAGGCAGTTACGGACTGCCGAAATCATCATTAATGAATTCGCCTTAAGCGGCATAAGCCTGCCTGAGCTTGATGTCATGCCGGAATTCAACGAGTATGACTCGAAATCCATCATAACGGCTCTGGCCCCTGAACTGATTGAAGAAGACCCGGCGATAAAAAGCTCATTTGATAAGATCTTTACAGACCGCAAGGCGTTTCAGAAAATATTTGAGCGTTCCATGTTGAAGTGGGTGTCAAAGGGGGACGCATGTGAGGGCATTGAAAGCTGGAATTCTGTTAAGACTCGTGTTTCTCTCGCAGTTTCCAGAATAACTTCCGTTTATGGCGGCGGTAAGACTATTCTCATTGTTGCATCCGGCGGCACGATTTCGGCCTGCATAGAGGATGTGACAGGCATCGGTGATGAGGCGGCCCAGCATCTCTGCTGGCAGATCGCAAATACTTCGGTTTCGAAGCTTGTCTATAATGAGGAGCGCATCACCCTCAGAACATTCAATGCCTGGCCGCATCTCGAAGACGGATACAGGGAAATGATTACTTTCAGATGA
- a CDS encoding acyl-CoA dehydrogenase family protein, with protein sequence MDFTVTEKMQAILSMIREFVDNELIPLEPEFVNKEFRDMLPVLEEKRRAVKQMELWAPNHPKEYGGMGLDLMEHALVSEELGRTPLGHYVFNCQAPDAGNIEILHKYGTEKQKEEYLKPLIEGKIRSCFSMTEVELPGSNPVMMDTTAVKDGGDYVINGQKWYTSSADGAKFAIVMAVTNPEQSPYMRASMIIVPTDTPGFNLVRNIPVMGHEGSDYASHAEILYQSCRVPQENLLGPEGWGFVIAQERLGPGRIHHCMRWLGICARSYDLMCSRAAKRLISPDGKTLASKQIIQTWVAESAADIQAARLMTLHAAWKIETEGAKAARDDIALIKFVVANAMQRVIDRALQVHGGLGMTDDTILAYFYRHERAARIYDGADEVHKVSFGRRALKNYA encoded by the coding sequence ATGGATTTTACCGTGACAGAAAAAATGCAGGCCATCCTTTCCATGATCCGTGAATTCGTCGACAATGAACTGATCCCCCTTGAACCTGAATTTGTAAACAAGGAGTTCAGGGACATGCTTCCGGTCCTGGAAGAGAAACGCAGGGCGGTCAAGCAGATGGAGCTCTGGGCGCCCAATCACCCAAAGGAATACGGCGGCATGGGGCTTGACCTGATGGAGCATGCGCTTGTGTCCGAAGAACTGGGCCGCACACCTCTCGGGCATTATGTCTTCAACTGCCAGGCTCCCGATGCCGGCAATATAGAGATACTGCACAAATACGGCACCGAAAAGCAAAAGGAGGAATACCTGAAGCCCCTTATCGAGGGCAAGATCAGGAGCTGCTTCTCGATGACCGAGGTGGAGCTTCCCGGCTCGAACCCTGTAATGATGGATACGACCGCTGTAAAGGATGGCGGTGATTATGTGATAAACGGCCAGAAATGGTACACGAGTTCGGCGGACGGTGCGAAGTTCGCAATAGTCATGGCAGTTACCAACCCTGAACAGTCACCGTACATGCGGGCCAGCATGATAATCGTGCCTACCGATACTCCCGGCTTCAACCTCGTGCGCAACATCCCGGTAATGGGTCATGAAGGCAGCGATTACGCGAGCCACGCGGAGATCCTGTACCAGTCGTGCAGGGTGCCGCAGGAGAACCTGCTCGGGCCTGAAGGGTGGGGCTTCGTGATCGCGCAGGAAAGGCTCGGACCGGGCAGGATCCATCACTGCATGAGATGGCTGGGCATATGTGCAAGGTCTTATGACCTCATGTGCAGCCGTGCAGCCAAGAGGCTTATATCACCTGACGGGAAAACTCTGGCCTCGAAGCAGATCATCCAGACATGGGTAGCCGAAAGCGCCGCCGACATACAGGCGGCAAGACTCATGACCCTTCATGCGGCATGGAAAATAGAGACCGAAGGTGCAAAGGCCGCCAGAGACGATATAGCGCTCATAAAATTCGTTGTCGCGAACGCCATGCAGCGCGTCATCGATCGCGCACTGCAGGTGCACGGGGGGCTCGGCATGACCGATGACACCATACTGGCATATTTCTACCGCCATGAACGGGCGGCCAGGATATATGACGGAGCAGATGAGGTTCACAAGGTCTCCTTCGGCAGAAGGGCCTTGAAAAACTACGCA